DNA sequence from the Streptomyces sp. CA-210063 genome:
GGCCACGGCGGGGCAGGTCACGACGGCCGTCGCGATGGGCGACGCGCTGATCGAGCGGCTGCGCACGGCGGGGATCACGTTCCGGGTGGCGGCGTCGCAGTGACGCGCGCACCTGCCTACTGGGCCCACCCCGTCAGCGTGTAGACCATCCCGGCGATCCACGCCAGTCCGGCGAGCACGGCGAGGAGCAGTCCGGTCGTCACGGCACGCTCGACGGACTGGGTGGGACTGGCGGCGGGCTTCGGTGCGCGGTGCGTCGTCATACGGCAAGCCTGCCGATCATGACGGCGCACCGATATCCGTACGCGTACTCAGTTGGTACTCAGGTACCCGGTCCGCCGGTACACGCGCGTGGTGCCCCGGCGGCCCCTTCAGGCCCGGCCCGAACACGATCGCGAAGATCATGACGGGGAGGTACGCCCCGGCCGGGGACCCACAACCCCTGGGGGCAGGGCGGGTGGACGCCGACCTCCGACACCAGCGGCTCGGCGCCCCGGGGGTTCAGTCGGTCGTGTCCTTCAGGGCCCGGCGGCACAGGGAGTCGGCGCGGCGGGTGGACTCCGGGAGGCGGTAGGCCGGGGTGAGGGCGAGGGTGTGCGCGCAGGCGTTGTCGAGGCTCACCCGGTGGCCGACGGAGACGAAGACCGGCTTGACCCCGTCGCGGGTGCGCAGGGCGCGGCCCACCTCCTCGGTGTCCGCGAGGAGGGGGGAGGCGCTGCCGCGCGGGGTGCCGGGGTCGTCGTAGGTGAAGGTGAAGGGGTTCTTGGCGACGCCGATCGTGGGGAGCCCGGTGAGGACGCCGAGGTGGGCGGCGAGGCCGAAGCGGCGCGGGTGGGCGAGGCCGTAGCCGTCGCAGACGACGAGGCCGGGGTCGCGGGGCAGCGCGTCGAGGGCGGCCAGCACGGTCGGGATCTCGCGGAAGGCGAGCAGTCCGGGGACGTAGGGGAAGGAGACCTGCCCGATCGCCGTGGCCTCGGCGACCACGTCGAGGGTCTCCGCGTCCAGCACGACGGCCGCCGCCGCGACCACGTTCCGCTCGTCGTCGTACGCCACGTCGACGCCGGTGACGTATCCCGTCCCGGGCGGCGGTCCCGTCTCGTCGAGGACCACCTTCCCCCGCAACTCGTCCTGCACGGCGAGGGCTTGTTCTTCGGTGGCGGGCCAGCCCGCGGGGATGCGTACGGTCGTCATGGTGCCGACGAGCGTACGCATCCCCGGTTCACGGGCGCGATCCAGGGCTACTTGCCGAGAGCACGCTTCAGCTGGCTCTTGTTCATGTCCGAACGCCCGTGGATGTTGCGGCGCTTGGCCTCTTCGTAGAGCTGGTCGTACGTGGGCCCCTCGGACCCCGAGTGCGAGCGCTGCCCACCACGCTTGCTCGACGACATGTCCTGGGTGGAGGTGCGGCTCGCGGTCTTGGACTCGCCGGACCGGGCGCGTTCCTTGTTGGTGGTCCGGGCGGCGATCTCCTTGGCGCGCGACTCGCTCTCACCGCGGTCCTGGGCGCTCTCCTTGATGTGCTCGTACTGGCGTTCCCTCTTGGGGCTCGAACCGCGTGGCATGGTCGATCACTCCCTCCGTGATTCGAACACGCAACAAGTATCCCATTTCCCCCGGAAAAACCCCTGACGGTTCCCCCGGAATAACGCCTGACGGCGGCCACAGCCGGCCTCAGTTCTCCAGCCGCGCCACGCGTCCCTTCTCACCGGCGGCCCAGCAGCCCCGGTCCGGGGTGCAGTCGACGGTGTCGTACGAGCCGGTGTCGACCGTGCGCCAGGTGCGGCCGCCGTCGGTGGTGAGGTCGGTACCGGTGGGGCCGACGGCGAGGGCGGTCGTACGGCTGTGGGGGAGCCAGGCGACGCCGGAGCGGTACGCGGGCGGGGGCTGCGCGGCGGGCGTCCAGGTCCGCCCGCCGTCGCCGGTGGTGGCCGCGGCCCGCGGGGACGGCTGGTCGGCGCGGTAGTCGCCGCCGACGGCGATGCCGTGCGTCCGGTCGCGGAAGGCGAGCGCGAAGACGCCGCGGGCGGGGTCGCCGGCCGGGACAGGGGTGTCGGTGACCTTCCAGGTCAGCCCTCGGTCGGCGGAGTGCAGCACGCGCGCGCGTGCGGCCCCGCCGGTCGCCAGCCACACATCGCGCGGGCCCGAGTCGACCAGGCACTGCCCGCTCGCCGCGAAGCCCGCCTCACCCTCCAGGGCCGGGGGCATCCCCTCGTTCGGCAGGACCGTCCAGGAGCGGCCCCCGTCCTTGGTGGACAGGATGCGGAACTTCCCGTCCACCGGGTCACTCATGGCGAGCCCGTGGCGGTGGTCGAAGAAGGTGAGGCAGTCGTAGAAGGCGCGCGGATCGGTGTTGCGGAAGGACTCGGTCCACGTCGCTCCGCCGTCGTCCGTGCGGTACACGCGGGAGGCCTCTCCCTCGCCGATGGCCAGCACGACCGCCCTGCGTGCGTCGAATGCCTCGATGTCCCGGAACTGCAGCTCCTGTGCGCCGGGCGGTGAGACGTTGCGCCAGTTCCTGCCCCCGTCCGTGGTGCGCAGCACGGTTCCCGCGGAACCCGCCAGCCATGCGCTGTTCCGGCTGACGGCCGCGAGACCGCGAAAGCGCACGTCGGTGCCGGTCTCCTTCAGTTCCCAGTGCGGTGGACGGCCCTCCCCGTGTGCCTGCGCGGGCACCGCCAGGGCGGCGGCGAGCGCCGCCGCGGCCAGGCCCGTCGTCATCGTCCGACTCGTCCGACTCATCCGTCTCGACTGCCCCAAGCCCCTCATGGCGGGCGAAGTTAGTCCACCGATCCGGTGCCGTCCAGATGCCCTCGGCAGGGAACCACCGGGCGGCGTCCTGTGTCCTCTCCCATATCCCGGGACACGGGATGAGAAATGGATCACCACAGGGATTGGGCTCGGTGACAGAGGTCACTCGACCCGCGTGTGCACGGATCGGCCCGATCCGGCGTCTTCTGAAATGCCCGGCCCCAGCCATCCGGAGTCCGTCCACCCGTCACAAGGGAGCAAGGCGTTGTCCACCGTCATCGAGCAGCCCGTAGAGGCCCGTCTCGTCGCCGCCGCGCCGCGGATGCCGAGCATTCCCGCAACGCTCCACTACGACCGTCGCGATCCTTTCGCCGTCCGTATGACCTTCCCCGCCCCGGCCACGCTGGAGGGGGTCGAGGTCTGCTGGACCTTCGCCCGTGAACTCCTCGTCACCGGCATGGAGGAGCCGGTCGGTCACGGGGACGTACGGGTCCGCCCGTACGGCTACGACCGGCTGGTCCTGGAGTTCCACGCCCCGGAGGGCACCGCCGTGGTGCACGTCCACGCCGGTGAGGTGCGGCGCTTCCTGGAGCGTACGACCGACCTGGTGCCGCTCGGCCTGGAGCACCACCAGGTCGACCTGGACCACGACCTGGCGGAGCTGATGCGGGACGCCTGCTGAGGCCATGCCTTCCAGACGCCGCCCCGCGCCGCCCCGCGCCGCCCCGGGGGCGGCCGATCCGGTCGTCGTTCCGACGGCGGTCCGCGCGTCGCGTTAATCCGTTGACAGCCTTCTGACCCCCTCCGTACGTTGTTCCACGGTCCTGTTGCCGTCGATTGGAGAAGGACGTTGCTCGTCTGAGGTCCTGAGACACCGCGTCACACACCGTGCCGTATCCCGGCCTTCCTGTGTGCGTTGCGTGCGACCTCGGCGTACGAGCCGTCCTCCGGCAGCGGGCTTTTCTCTTGCCCTCACCTCTCGCCCTCGTCGTGTCGCCCCTCGCGGTGTTTCGAACGCGTCGCCCCTGGCCGCTTCCAGCATTCGCGAGGTCCCTCATGTCTACTCCGTTGTCCCTCACCTGTACGTCCCTGTCCTTCGCCTGGCCCGACGGCACCCCCGTCTTCGACGACCTGCAGATCGCGTTCGGCCCCGGCCGGACCGGGCTCGTCGGCGTCAACGGGTCAGGAAAATCAACCCTGTTGAAGCTGATCGCCGGTGAACTCACCCCGGCCGACGGCACGGTCCGCGTGAGCGGCGAGGTCGGCTACCTCCCGCAGAACGTCACGCTCGACACCGGCCTGAAGGTCGACGAGGCGCTCGGCATCGCCGCCGCCCGCGCCGCGCTGCACGCCATCGAGGCGGGCGACGTGGCCGAGGAGCACTTCGCGGCGGTCGGCGACGACTGGGACGTCGAGGAGCGCGCCCTGGCGACCCTCGGTCAACTCGGCCTCGGTCACATCGACTTGGACCGCACGATCGGTGAGGTCTCGGGCGGCGAGTCGGTCCTGCTGCGGCTGGCCGCACTGCTGCTGCGCCGCCCCGACGTCCTGCTCCTGGACGAGCCGACCAACAACCTCGACCTGTACGCGCGCCGCCGGCTGTACGAGGCCGTCGAGTCGTGGTCCGGGGTCATGGTCGTCGTCAGCCACGACCGTGAACTCCTCGAACTGGTCGACCAGATCGCCGATCTGCACTCCGGCGAGGTCACCTGGTACGGCGGCAACTACTCCGTGTACGAAGAGGCGTTGACCACCGAACAGGAGGCGGCCGAGCGCATGGTGCGGGTCGCCGAGGCCGACCTGAAGAAGCAGAAACGCGAACTCGTCGACGCGCACACCAAGTTGGCCAAGCGCACGCGCTACGCCAACAAGATGTACGAGAACAAGCGGGAACCCCGGGCCGTGATGAAGCTGAAGAAACGCACGGCCCAGGTGTCCGCGGGCAAGCACCGGATCATGCACGAGGAGAAGCTCACCGAGGCCAAGGAGCGCCTCGACGAGGCGGTGGAGGCCGTACGGGACGAGGACGAGATCCGCGTCGAGCTGCCGTACACGGCCGTGCCCCCGGGCCGTACCGTCCTCACCCTCCTGGATCTGAAGCTGAAGTACGGCGCCCGGGTGAACGGTGGTTTCGACCTGCGCGGCCCGGAGCGGATCGCGCTGATCGGCCGCAACGGCGCGGGCAAGACCACGCTGCTGCGGACGATCGCGGGCGAACTGGAGCCGGTGAGCGGCGAGACGACGGCCCATGTCCCGCTGCGCTTCCTGCCGCAGCGGCTCGACGTCCTCGACGACGATCTGACGGTCGCCGAGAACGTGGCCCGGTTCGCGCCGGACGCCACGAACAACCGGATCCGGGCCCGGCTCGCCCGCTTCCTGTTCCGGGGCGCCCGTGCCGACCAGCCGGCGGCGACGCTGTCCGGCGGGGAGCGTTTCCGGGCCGCTCTCGCCGCCCTGATGCTCGCCGAGCCCGCCCCGCAGCTGCTGATGCTGGACGAGCCGACGAACAACCTCGACATGGCGAGCGTGCGGCAGCTGACGACCGCTCTGGAGTCGTACGAGGGCGCGCTGATCGTGGCCAGTCACGACGTGCCGTTCCTGGAGTCGATCGGGATCACCCGGTGGCTGCTGATGGAGGAGGGAGAGCTGCGGGCGACCACGCCGGAGGAGGTCGCGGTGACCGGCTGACCCGTCGTTCGTCGGGGGCGTCCACCGAGGGCTTGGCTACCGCCGAGTATCTCAGGAGGGCCACAGCCTGGCGGCGGGGGTTTTGTCCACGTGGACCGGGGCTGCATGATGGCGGACCGGCGTCGCTTCACGGGCGCCGGAAAACCCTCGTTCGATTCGGAGTCCCACACGTGCCCAGCAAGAAGGCCCTCGTCCGCCGTCCCAGCCCCCGCCTGGCCGAAGGCCTCGTCACGCACGTCGAACGCTCCGAGGTGGACGTCGACCTGGCGGTCGCGCAGTGGGAGGCGTACGGGGAGGCCCTGCGCGCCCACGGCTGGGAGACCATCGAGGTGGATCCGGCCGACGACTGCCCGGACTCGGTGTTCGTCGAGGACACCGTGGTCATGTACAAGAACGTGGCGCTGATCGCGCGCCCCGGCGCCACCTCCCGGCGGGAGGAGACCGAAGGGATCGAGGAGGCCGTGGCCGCGCTCGGCTGCTCGGTGAACTGGGTCTGGGCGCCGGGCACGCTGGAGGGCGGCGACGTCCTCAAGGTCGGCGACACGGTGTTCGTGGGCCGGGGCGGGCGCACCAACGCGGCCGGGGTCCAGCAGCTGCGGGCCGCGTTCGAGCCGCTCGGGGCGCGGGTGGTCTCCGTACCCGTGAGCAAGGTGCTGCATCTGAAGTCGGCGGTCACCGCGCTGCCCGACGGGACGGTCGTCGGGCACATCCCCAAGATGGACGCGCCTTCGCTGTTCGGGCGCTTCCTGCCGGTGCCGGAGGAGGCCGGGGCGCATGTGGTGCTGCTCGGCGGCGACAAGCTGCTGATGGCGGCGAGCGCGCCGAAGACCGCGGAGCTGTACTCCGACCTCGGATACGAGCCCGTCGTGGTCGACATCAGCGAGTTCGAGAAGCTGGAGGGCTGTGTGACATGCCTCTCGGTGCGACTGCGGGAGCTGTACGCCTGACCCGGTGACGCCTGCCCCGTTTCGGCCCCGGGACCTGCGGGTCCACGGGGCGTTCGACACGCCCGCCCGACGGCTTGCGGGACGCACTGATCAGCGGCCTTTACAGTGCACTTAACCTACGGCATCGTAACCTACGGGTTCGTAGCCTACGATGCCGTAGGTTCAGGTCACCCGCCCGTGGCCGCCCACAAGATCCTGGTCCCCTGTTCGTCCCCCTGGAGCGTCTGTGTCGATCACTTCTCCTCACCTCGGCAGCCCGTCCACCGAATGGACCGACGCGCGGCTGCTTTACGCGCTGGAGGAAGTCGTCGAGAAGGAACTCAACCGGCATCTGAAGGTCACCAAGGACTGGATGCCGCACGAGTATGTGCCGTGGAGCGACGGCCGCAACTTCCCCGGTTTCTTCGAGGACGGAGAGGCCTGGGAGAAGGGGCAGTCGAAGGTCACGGAGATCGGCCGGATCGCCCTGGTGGTGAACCTGCTGACCGAGGACAACCTGCCCAGCTACCACCACGAGATCGCCACCCTCTTCGGCCGTGACGGCGCCTGGGGCACCTGGGTGCACCGCTGGACCGCGGAGGAGGGCCGGCACGGCATCGTGATGCGCGACTATCTGCTCGCCTCGCGCGCGGTGGACCCGGACCAGCTCGAACAGTTCCGTATGTCCCACATGGGCGAGGGCTTCGAGTCGGACAACCGGCACTCGATGCTCCACACGGTCGCGTACGTCGCCTTCCAGGAGCTCGCCACCCGCGTCTCGCACCGCAACACCGGCCACCACTCCGGTGACCCCGTGTGCGACCGCATGCTGGCGCGCATCGCGACCGACGAGAACCTCCACATGATCTTCTACCGGAACCTGCTGAAGGCCGCGTTCGAGTTCGCCCCCGACCTCACCATGCAGGCCGTCCGCGACGTCGTCGTCAACTTCCGCATGCCCGGCCACGGCATGCCCGGCTTCGAGCGCGCCGCCGCGCAGATGGCCATCGGCGAGGTCTACAACATGCGCATCCACCACGACGACGTCCTCTCGCCCGTCATCCGCTTCCTGAAGATCATGGAGATCGACGGCCTCGGCCCCGAGGGCATGAAGGCGCAGGAAGAGCTCGGCCTCTACATGGGCGGACTCGACGCGGAGGCCAGCAAGTTCGACGAGAAGCTCGCGGCGCGCAAGGCGCGGATGGCCGCGCGGGCCGCCGGCGCGTAGCCGCTCCGCGGGGTGCCGTGAGGTGCTGGGGCCGGGCGGCTACGCTACGGCCCCGCACTTGGGAGCAATCCCAGTCGTTCGTCTGCGGGTGCGTGGGGGCTGGTCGCGCAGTTCCCCGCGCCCCTGGATGACGGCCCTTCGGGCCAGTCATCCAGCTCACCACTCTGCTTCCCGGTAATCCTTCAGGAACACCCCCGACACCGGGTCGCCCGCCTCACCTCGCACGATCGGGTCGTAGATGCGGGCCGCCCCGTCGACGATGTCCAGCGGGGTGCGGAAGCCGGCGTCGGCCATGCGGTGTTTCTTCGGGGCGGGGTTCTCGTCGGTGATCCAGCCGGTGTCGACGGCGCACATGTGGACACCCTGGTCGGCGAGTTCGGCGGCGCTGGTGCGGGTGAGCATGTTGAGGGCGGCCTTGGCCATGTTGGTGTGCGGATGGCCGGCCGTCTTGTTGCGCACGGCGAAGCGTCCCTCGACGGCGGTCACGTTGATCACGTAGCGGCGGGCGTGCGGGGCGGCGAGCAGCAGCGGCAGCAGCCGGTCGCACAGGAGCGCGGGGGCGAGCGCGTTGACCAGTTGGGTCTCCAGCACCTCCGCCGGGTCGAGTGCGCCGAGCCGCGCCGACCAGGAGTTCTCCGGCGAGGGGTCGGGCAGCAGCCCGGCCTCGTCGGCCTCGCGCAACGCGACCGGCAGGGCGGCGGCACCGTCCCCCAGCATCCGCATCGGCGTGAACCCGGGTGCCTGCCGCGCCCCTTCGGGCAGCGCCTCGTACTCTCCGGCGGCGAGCGGCGCGTACGACTCCGGTGGCCGCCGTACCGTCTGGGCCGCGTTGTTCACGAGGATGTCGAGGGGCTCGCCCTCCTGCCTCAACTGCTCGCACAGGCCCAGTACTTGGCGCGGGTCGCGCAGGTCGACGGCGACGACGGTCAGCCGGTCGAGCCACTTCTCGCTGCCGGGCTCGGCGCGGAAGCGGCGCACGGTGTCGTGCGGGAAGCGGCTGGTGACGAGCAGTTCGGCGCCGTCGCGCAGCATCATCAGCGCCAGCTGGAAGCCGATCTTCACCCGGCCGCCGGTGAGGAGCGCACGGCGGCCGCTCAGGTCGGTGCTCAGGGCGCGGCGGGCGGTGTTGTCGGCGGCGCACTCCGGGCACAGCCGGTGGTAGAAGGAGTCGACCTGTCGATAGGGCGTCTTGCAGACATAACAGGTGCGCGGCTTCAGGAAGACTCCCCCGCCGCCCGTCACGGAGGTGGCCAGCGGCGCGTCCTCGCGCCGCTCCAGGGCCCCGGTGGCGGTCGCGGCCATCACTGCGGCGTCCGCGGCCGATCTCTCGGCGCCGAGGGCTTTACGGCGACGGAGCCGGCCGTCGCGCGCGAAGGACGCGGCGACCTGTTCGGCCCGCAGCCGCACGGGGTCGTCGACGGGCAGCGCCCGCAGCCTGCCGACCGTACGGTGAAAGGCCGCCAGCTCTTCCTCGGTGATACCGCCACCACCGCCCATGCGTGCCCCGCCCCGCGTGTCCCGTGCCGTGGTCCCCTGTCCCGACCGGCGCACGAGGCCTTCGGATCCACAGAACCGTCGAGCGCGGTCCGGACGACCGGATTCGAACCGGCGTTTCCGCCCTGACAAGGCGGTGCGCCTGCCTCTGCGCTACGTCCGGACCGCGCCCTGGGATCTTATGCGCCACCCGTCGACAGGGCCCAGCCATTTATGACCGAACCGGCTTACGGAGTGCGGCGATTCGAGGTCGAGCGGCAATGTTTAGAGGCGGGTCAGCTGTGGTCGGTGCGCCGGAGCCGGAGTCTCTCCTTCTCGGACAGCCCACCCCAGACGCCGAACCGTTCGTCGTTGGACAGCGCGTACTCGAGGCAGGCGGTACGCATCTCGCACATGCCGCAGATGCGCTTCGCCTCACGCACCGAGCTGCCGGGCTCGGGAAAGAAGAAGTCGGCCCCCGTCTGCGCACACAGCGCCCGCTCCTGCCAGGTGCGGTCGATTGGGGTGATCGTGTCGTTGTGCATGCACAGGATCGTGCCGCGCCACGAAAAACGTTCGATCAACGCGACATCAACGCGACGCTCCCGGTCCGCCATGGTCCTCTCGTCCGACCGGGCAGCGCACGGCGGCGCGCGGAACGAACATACACACGCACGACGCCACCGATCACCCACGGTGAGGGCACGAGCCCCCGCAAGGGGCGCGGGGCTGTGCCGATGTGCGGCTCCGCCCCCGAACACCCCGATGGCCGAGCCCCGGCGGGTGCATCGCGGCAACGACCGGCGATTGTCAGTGCGCGATGCCAGACTCGGCAGTACAGGCAACGGGCCCTCGAACCCCCTCAGAGGAGCGCAGCGATGCTCACCACCCGTTACGTCACCGGCGCCCCGAACTGGATCGACCTCGGCACCCCCGACATCGAAGGCGCCGCCTCCTTCTACCACGACCTCTTCGGCTGGCAGTTCCGCTCGGCCGGCCCCGAGATGGGCGGCTACGGCTTCTTCCAGCTCGACGGCCGCACCGCCGCGGCCGGCATGCAGAATCCCCCGGAGCAGGGCCCGCCGTCCTGGAACATCTACTTCCAGACCCCGGACGCCGACGCCACGGCCAAGGCGGTCGAGCAGGCCCACGGCTCGGTGCTGATGCAGCCCATGGATGTGGCGGACGAGGGCCGTATGGCCATCCTCGCCGACCGGGCGGGCGTGCCCTTCGGCATCTGGCAGCCCCACCGCAACACGGGCCTGGACGTCGTCACGGCTCCCGGTTCGCTGTGCTGGCTGGAGCTGTACACGCCGGATCTGCCCGCGGCCGCCGGGTTCTACAACTCCGTGTTCGGCTGGGAGACCTCCGCGATCGACATCGCCGGCGGCAGCTACACCTGTGTGAACCCGGCGGGGACCGCGACGAAGTCCATGTTCGGCGGCATCGTCCCGCTCGACGAGGACCCGAGCGAGGCGGAGTCGGGCCCGTACTGGCTGCCGTATTTCGAGGTCCCGGACACGGACGCCGCGGTGAGCAGGGCTCAGGAGCGCGGCGGCAGCGTCCGTGTGCCCGCCACGAACCTGGCGGGTGCGGGGCGTTTCGCCAAGCTCGCCGACCCGTACGGGGCAAGGTTCGCGGTCATCAGGAGCGAGCAGCCGCAGGACTGAGGACTGGGGCGAGCGATACCGAGCGAGACTGAGCGAGACCGAGCAACACCGACCGGCACCGCCGCCACCGCCATGGGGCTGACGGCCGTGTCGGTCGTTGTCGCTTGTTCTCGCTCGTTCTCGCTCGGTCGTTCGGTGTCCTCGGCGTTCCTCCGCGCCCCCGAACGCCGTTCGGTCTGCCGTCACCTCATGAACACGGCACATTCCTGAGAGCGCTCTCAGTCATAAGCCTTGACGCCTCAACTCCCCCTGGGAACAGTGGGTGCACCACAGCAGGGGCCCCGTCCGCTGTGCCTCCACTCCCCCACGTCTCAGGAGGCCCACCGTGATTTCCCGCCGTATGTTCCTGTCCGGAACCGCCGCCGTCGGCGCGACCGCAGCCGTGAGTACTCTCGGCACGCCCGCCCAGGCCGCGCCCGCCACCTGCCAACTCGCCCTGCGCAACGCCTCGTTGCCGGGCACGGTCCGGGCGTACGTCACCGGGCACGAGCAGTCGACGGGTGCCTGGGTGCTACTGCGGGCCGACGGCGGCGTCTACCGGCCGACGTCGCCCTCGGCGCCGCAGACACCACTGCCGGTGGACTGCGCGATCCCGCTCGGCACGGCGGGCTCGGCGCCCACCGTGCTGACGCTGCCTCAGATGTTCGGGGCGCGCGTCTACTTCGTACGGGACAGCACCCTGGACTTCTTCCTCAATCCGGGCCCGGCGCTGGTCGAGCCCGCCTTCGCCACGCCGGCCGATCCCAACTACGGCAAGACGTGGTCGTTCTGCGAGTTCACCTTCAATCCCACCCAGTTGTTCGCCAACATCAGTTATGTCGACCTGGTGACGGCTCTGCCGATCGGGCTGACGCTGGAGGGCGACGCCACGCACACGGTCGCCCCGCTGCCCGACGGGGCGGTGGACCGGATCGCCGCGGATCTGATGGCGCAGACGGCGCGGGACGGCCAGCCGTGGGACCGGCTCGTCATCCGGGGCGGCGACGGCAAGGTCCTGCGGGTCATCTCACCGCAGAACCTGATGGCGCCGTACTTCGGCCAGCCCGACCGGATGCCGTTCCGCGCCTACTGGGACTCCTACATCGACCAGGTGTGGGCGAAGTACCGCGGGACGGATCTGAGGATCGACCTCCAGGGCGGCCGGGGCGTCCTCACCGGCCGGGTCTCCGGCGACACCCTCACCTTCGCCGGCGGCCACTCCTTCGCCAGGCCGACCGCGAAGGACATCTTCACCTGCAACCACGGCCCGTTCGCCAACATCCCCGGCGACCCCGACGACAAGAAGGCCCTCCTCGCCCGTCTCGCCGCCGGCTTCAACCGCTCCCTCATGCTCACCCACCCCACACAGCCGAACGGGGCGACGGCGGCCGACTACTACCGGGGAGGCGTGACCAACCACTGGGCACGCGTGGTGCACGCCAACTCGCCCATCGGGTACGCGTTTCCGTACGACGACGTACGCCCCGACGGCGAGCCGGACGTGTCGGGCGCGGCCCACGACGGCAACCCGCGTCGGTTCACGGTGACGGTGGGCGCGTAGACGCTCCGCTGGGGGGTGCCGCGAGATGGCGTCAGTCGTCCGCCGCGCCGTCGTGGCTGGTCGCGCCCACGCGGCGGAGCCGCACAGTTATGCAGCCCCGCGCCCCTTACGGGGCGCGGGTTCTACGTGGAGGCGCGGCGCACCAGTGTGGTCGGCAGGACGACGCTGGACGGTGCGCCGCCGAGGCCCTGCTCCTGTTCCTCGGGCGTACGTCGTTCGAGGCCCCGGAGCAGCAGCCGGGCCATCAACCGCCCCATTCCTTCTATGTCCTGACGGACCGTCGTCAACGGTGGATCGGACTGCTCGGCCACCGGCAGCATGTCGTCGAAGCCCACCACGGCGACGTCCTCGGGAACGCGCCGCCCTCGCTCCCGCAGTACGCGCAGGGCGCCGGCGGCGGATACGTCGTTGGCGGCGAACACCGCGTCCAACTCCGGGCAACGGTCGAGGAGTTCCCGCATGGCGCGCTC
Encoded proteins:
- a CDS encoding VOC family protein is translated as MLTTRYVTGAPNWIDLGTPDIEGAASFYHDLFGWQFRSAGPEMGGYGFFQLDGRTAAAGMQNPPEQGPPSWNIYFQTPDADATAKAVEQAHGSVLMQPMDVADEGRMAILADRAGVPFGIWQPHRNTGLDVVTAPGSLCWLELYTPDLPAAAGFYNSVFGWETSAIDIAGGSYTCVNPAGTATKSMFGGIVPLDEDPSEAESGPYWLPYFEVPDTDAAVSRAQERGGSVRVPATNLAGAGRFAKLADPYGARFAVIRSEQPQD
- a CDS encoding glycoside hydrolase family 64 protein, which translates into the protein MISRRMFLSGTAAVGATAAVSTLGTPAQAAPATCQLALRNASLPGTVRAYVTGHEQSTGAWVLLRADGGVYRPTSPSAPQTPLPVDCAIPLGTAGSAPTVLTLPQMFGARVYFVRDSTLDFFLNPGPALVEPAFATPADPNYGKTWSFCEFTFNPTQLFANISYVDLVTALPIGLTLEGDATHTVAPLPDGAVDRIAADLMAQTARDGQPWDRLVIRGGDGKVLRVISPQNLMAPYFGQPDRMPFRAYWDSYIDQVWAKYRGTDLRIDLQGGRGVLTGRVSGDTLTFAGGHSFARPTAKDIFTCNHGPFANIPGDPDDKKALLARLAAGFNRSLMLTHPTQPNGATAADYYRGGVTNHWARVVHANSPIGYAFPYDDVRPDGEPDVSGAAHDGNPRRFTVTVGA